Proteins found in one Phoenicibacter congonensis genomic segment:
- the secA gene encoding preprotein translocase subunit SecA — MSLLSKLFSAGEGKQLKKYQGKVNRINELESSIVALTDAELAQKTVEFKKRFADGETLDDLLCEAFATVREASKRTIGLRHFDVQLIGGMSLHAGEIAEMKTGEGKTLVSTLAGYLNAIPGNNVHIVTVNDYLAKRDCEWMGKVYELLGMRVGLIQNGMNQKTKIPAYKADVTYGTNSEFGFDYLRDNMVTRPELRVQRGHSFCVVDEVDSILIDEARTPLIISGPGMHAAETYRKFASVMPNLERDVDFEMDEAKKTIATTEAGLAKVENMLGVDDIYSDTTGVLANHLQQALKAQFLFKRDVDYVVVDGQVKIVDEFTGRIMEGRRYSEGLHQAIEAKEHVKVLDENQTLATITLQNYFRLYDKLSGMTGTAMTEDAEFRQIYKLPVFSIPPNKPVIRDDRNDLIYKTVDAKFNAVANDIAERHANGQPCLIGTVSIETSEKLSRLLDKRGIKHETLNAKNHEREAHIIAQAGRVGAVTIATNMAGRGTDIILGGNPDVLAQDIIRLDGFDPDAPEFDEDGNKNDLFASQDERDKAFKLAKKTCDKEQKEVLEAGGLCVIGTERHESRRIDNQLRGRSGRQGDPGTTQFYLSLQDDLMRLFGGNRMDSISRMMEKTGMEDDMPIQASMVSKAIESAQRQVETMHFAARKNVLEYDDVMNLQRKAIYEERNAILDGKDVSEKLPEIIDDAVTAHVEECLVGDDSREWDVHALELWVQDQTGRDDWSVEEIDHDDDPEVVADSLNDYFSSILDEKKNLLGEDGIKHLSSQVMLRMIDVRWMQHLSDMDYLKTGIGLRAIGQRDPLVEYKNEAYNAFENMTATMYDDYLKTLLRIQIAVAPKPEDDVVEEREMSYSSPEESLNEPGLRSANAEAQMRAQGAGAPPRLQTGKVETYVKDKDDIFANVGRNDPCPCGSGKKFKKCHGA; from the coding sequence ATGAGTTTGTTGTCTAAGTTGTTTTCTGCAGGTGAAGGAAAACAGCTAAAAAAATATCAAGGAAAAGTCAATCGAATCAACGAGCTTGAAAGTTCAATTGTTGCACTAACAGATGCGGAGCTTGCGCAAAAAACTGTGGAATTCAAAAAGAGATTTGCAGATGGTGAGACCCTAGACGATTTGTTGTGTGAGGCATTTGCAACAGTTCGTGAGGCTTCAAAGCGAACCATTGGGCTTCGACATTTTGATGTTCAGTTGATTGGTGGAATGTCTTTGCATGCTGGCGAAATCGCCGAAATGAAAACTGGTGAAGGCAAGACTCTCGTGTCAACACTTGCTGGTTACTTAAATGCGATACCTGGCAACAATGTTCACATCGTTACCGTTAATGATTACCTTGCAAAGCGCGACTGCGAATGGATGGGAAAAGTTTATGAGCTTTTGGGAATGAGGGTTGGACTCATCCAAAATGGAATGAATCAAAAAACAAAAATTCCTGCATATAAAGCCGATGTAACATATGGGACCAACTCTGAGTTTGGTTTTGACTATTTGAGAGATAACATGGTTACACGGCCAGAGCTTCGAGTTCAGCGTGGCCATTCTTTCTGCGTGGTTGACGAAGTTGACTCCATTCTCATCGACGAGGCAAGAACTCCTCTCATCATTTCAGGTCCAGGCATGCATGCAGCGGAGACCTATCGCAAGTTTGCTTCAGTTATGCCAAATCTCGAAAGAGATGTTGATTTTGAGATGGATGAGGCAAAGAAGACGATTGCGACTACCGAAGCTGGTCTTGCAAAGGTAGAAAACATGCTTGGGGTCGATGATATTTATTCTGACACGACAGGTGTGCTTGCTAATCACTTGCAACAGGCTCTTAAAGCGCAATTCTTGTTCAAGCGCGATGTTGATTATGTCGTTGTTGATGGCCAGGTTAAAATTGTCGATGAATTTACTGGCCGAATCATGGAAGGTAGGCGCTATTCTGAAGGCCTTCACCAGGCAATTGAGGCAAAGGAACACGTTAAGGTTCTTGATGAAAACCAAACACTTGCTACAATCACGCTTCAGAACTACTTTAGACTTTATGACAAGTTGTCTGGCATGACTGGCACGGCTATGACTGAAGATGCTGAGTTCAGACAAATTTATAAACTTCCAGTGTTTTCCATTCCGCCTAACAAGCCTGTTATTCGTGATGACAGAAACGATTTGATTTATAAAACAGTAGATGCGAAGTTTAATGCCGTTGCAAATGACATTGCTGAGCGTCATGCAAATGGTCAGCCTTGCTTGATTGGCACTGTGTCAATTGAAACGAGTGAGAAGCTCTCGCGCTTGCTTGATAAGCGCGGAATCAAACATGAAACCCTCAATGCTAAAAACCACGAGCGTGAAGCTCACATAATTGCACAAGCTGGACGCGTCGGTGCTGTCACTATTGCTACCAACATGGCTGGTCGTGGAACTGACATCATTTTAGGTGGTAATCCTGATGTATTAGCACAAGACATTATTCGGCTTGATGGCTTTGATCCTGATGCTCCTGAATTTGACGAAGATGGGAATAAAAACGACTTGTTTGCATCTCAGGATGAAAGAGATAAAGCTTTTAAATTAGCTAAAAAAACCTGCGATAAAGAGCAAAAAGAAGTGCTCGAGGCAGGTGGTTTGTGCGTTATTGGCACTGAGAGACATGAATCTCGAAGAATCGACAATCAGCTTCGTGGCCGTTCTGGTCGTCAGGGGGATCCTGGTACAACGCAATTTTACTTATCTCTTCAAGATGACTTAATGCGTCTTTTTGGTGGGAACAGAATGGATTCCATTTCTCGCATGATGGAAAAAACTGGAATGGAAGACGACATGCCAATTCAAGCATCCATGGTTTCAAAAGCCATTGAGTCGGCACAGCGTCAAGTCGAAACAATGCATTTTGCTGCTAGAAAAAATGTTCTCGAATATGACGACGTCATGAACTTGCAAAGAAAAGCAATTTATGAAGAAAGAAATGCAATTCTAGATGGCAAGGATGTTTCAGAGAAACTTCCTGAAATCATTGACGATGCTGTTACTGCGCATGTTGAAGAGTGCCTAGTCGGAGACGATTCTCGCGAGTGGGATGTGCATGCACTAGAACTTTGGGTACAAGACCAAACTGGTCGTGATGATTGGTCGGTTGAAGAGATTGACCATGACGATGACCCAGAAGTTGTTGCAGATTCTTTGAATGATTATTTCTCTTCGATTCTCGATGAAAAGAAAAATTTGCTTGGTGAAGATGGGATTAAGCACCTCTCAAGCCAGGTTATGCTTAGAATGATTGACGTTCGCTGGATGCAGCACCTCTCTGACATGGATTATCTGAAGACAGGCATTGGACTTCGTGCAATTGGACAAAGAGATCCTTTGGTTGAGTACAAAAATGAAGCGTATAACGCTTTTGAGAATATGACAGCGACGATGTATGACGACTATCTAAAGACTCTGTTGCGCATTCAAATCGCAGTCGCGCCGAAGCCTGAAGATGATGTTGTAGAGGAAAGAGAGATGTCCTATTCGTCTCCTGAGGAGTCGTTAAATGAGCCGGGTTTGCGAAGCGCTAACGCAGAGGCACAAATGCGAGCTCAGGGTGCTGGGGCTCCTCCTCGTCTCCAGACAGGCAAAGTTGAAACATATGTAAAAGACAAGGATGATATTTTTGCTAATGTTGGCAGAAATGATCCTTGCCCTTGTGGCAGTGGAAAAAAGTTTAAAAAGTGTCATGGCGCCTAG
- the yqeK gene encoding bis(5'-nucleosyl)-tetraphosphatase (symmetrical) YqeK, with amino-acid sequence MIDYLTKDFYEKMKHDVEQRVSKKRYNHILSVAKTCELVAVTYGLDVRKASLAGILHDWDKGLTPQQEIEKAYEYGLDKEIDEWTINNLPHLLHGPTAAADFLKNFKGFPQDVAHAIYVHTTGCVDMSDLDICLYVSDAIEPNRKYDELGQLRAMVGKATLEELFESVFCLWTAKLILNRRYVEPNTLKVYNSLVMKKQK; translated from the coding sequence ATGATTGATTACCTGACTAAAGATTTTTATGAAAAAATGAAGCATGATGTAGAGCAACGTGTTTCAAAGAAAAGATATAACCACATTTTAAGTGTTGCCAAAACTTGCGAATTGGTCGCCGTGACCTATGGTCTTGATGTTAGAAAGGCATCTCTTGCCGGCATATTGCATGATTGGGACAAGGGACTCACTCCCCAGCAGGAAATTGAGAAGGCCTATGAATATGGACTTGATAAAGAAATTGATGAGTGGACAATCAACAACTTGCCGCACTTGCTTCATGGACCAACTGCAGCTGCTGATTTTCTTAAGAATTTTAAAGGTTTTCCCCAAGACGTTGCCCATGCTATTTATGTGCACACTACAGGTTGTGTAGACATGAGCGACCTTGATATTTGTTTGTATGTTTCTGATGCAATAGAGCCTAATCGAAAATATGACGAATTGGGACAACTGCGAGCTATGGTCGGGAAGGCTACGCTTGAAGAATTGTTTGAATCGGTGTTTTGCTTGTGGACTGCAAAGCTCATTTTAAATAGAAGATATGTTGAGCCAAACACTTTAAAGGTTTACAACTCTCTTGTAATGAAAAAGCAAAAATAG
- a CDS encoding BTAD domain-containing putative transcriptional regulator has protein sequence MSVFVERCVLEVCSLPKIDDSLIERSTLLSKLVQERRRPRLLVAPSGYGKTTVCSQYVKMMFSDSTVFWCDCSSPCFFRDLQNSEMLNHFSNQANGAAICVFDNVPKLVGEDLCEFEQIVETISESGVEILITTAPEANPSFLKQLSLAVLRPEEFVFQDREDAEDKSVPILCYSNNHFEKFFNSIRDYGLRRSELLVYFSILALQVGNVKDIEGLSTAKNVASIFNKFSLFYPHLGIDCKKGAFSSCKIDASLMKQGLNYAMSEIVRSSVFSDETEFLFGLAGILVERKQYLRAYELVSAFCKVNDVVRWAINNGITLIDAGQIGLFVKATCITPQQLKELRDEVNTINLVANYATSNQVGTEEFNLKLFRSHNSLPSQRLLASLLSIASCGVEDRYEYAKQALECTGLYEAQILSEDVFSGCRIKGESLLLLNDILLTYVDNRYRGFVVLLDEINVYSSSRLDDSNLCALLICSRLVISDFLFFLNGADDLEVCYKRLFGNVEDLNFVRDLFECLIEFVINEANVAGVEDKFYFELVDAVREVIRYCDHLNDKALKKIDKSAKSIIEEMHSARAKDAIACCSTLALNQKKPSVVKPVEPRREKPSYKLRLTFFGCAQIELNGHYFESDILRKKNPCYMLFWLSKNLGRELGRDELVEKIWEDAPSIECKHRNFYSTLSHLKKELNFKSGFDFIKKSSVGYYLDAKHCESDLLEFDSFCNKLCFEPEVLLRDMDKLSADVARFSRPLIPMIRNKINLPELRYAYEQQLIDSLILAAVNFMQKEEYRNALWFAKQAKEIDRNREDAYELIMKAQSALHLRSSAFSTYFECRDALDVSYGIKPSDGLQSIYKSLLT, from the coding sequence ATGTCAGTTTTTGTCGAAAGATGCGTTTTAGAAGTCTGTAGTCTCCCAAAAATTGATGACAGTCTAATCGAGAGAAGCACTTTATTGAGCAAGCTTGTGCAAGAGCGTCGAAGACCTCGCTTGCTCGTTGCTCCTTCTGGTTATGGCAAAACTACTGTGTGCTCGCAGTATGTAAAAATGATGTTTTCGGATTCAACCGTGTTTTGGTGTGATTGCTCTTCTCCTTGCTTTTTTCGTGATTTGCAAAATTCAGAAATGCTTAATCACTTCAGCAATCAAGCTAATGGCGCTGCGATTTGCGTTTTTGATAACGTACCAAAGCTTGTTGGAGAGGATTTGTGTGAGTTTGAACAAATCGTGGAAACAATCAGTGAGTCTGGCGTTGAAATCCTGATCACCACTGCCCCCGAGGCAAACCCTTCTTTTCTTAAGCAGTTGAGTCTAGCTGTTTTGCGTCCAGAGGAATTCGTGTTTCAAGACAGAGAAGATGCTGAAGACAAAAGTGTTCCAATTCTTTGTTACTCTAATAATCATTTTGAAAAATTCTTTAATTCGATTAGAGACTATGGCTTAAGGCGCTCTGAACTGCTTGTCTATTTCAGCATTCTTGCATTGCAGGTAGGAAATGTTAAAGATATAGAAGGATTGTCGACTGCTAAAAATGTTGCAAGCATCTTTAACAAATTTTCACTATTCTATCCACATCTTGGAATTGATTGCAAAAAAGGAGCTTTTAGCTCTTGCAAAATTGATGCATCACTCATGAAACAGGGTCTAAATTATGCAATGAGCGAAATTGTTAGGTCAAGTGTGTTTTCAGATGAAACAGAATTTTTGTTTGGACTGGCTGGTATTCTTGTTGAAAGAAAACAATATTTGAGGGCCTATGAGTTAGTTTCTGCTTTTTGTAAAGTTAATGATGTCGTTAGATGGGCAATAAATAATGGCATTACTTTAATTGACGCTGGCCAAATTGGTCTTTTTGTAAAAGCAACATGCATAACTCCTCAACAGCTAAAGGAATTACGTGACGAGGTCAACACAATCAACTTAGTTGCAAATTATGCTACTTCTAACCAGGTGGGCACAGAAGAGTTTAATTTAAAACTATTTAGGTCACATAATTCTCTACCTTCTCAGCGCCTTTTGGCAAGTTTGCTTTCTATTGCATCATGTGGAGTTGAAGATAGATATGAATATGCAAAGCAAGCGCTAGAGTGCACAGGTCTTTATGAAGCTCAAATTTTGAGCGAAGATGTTTTTTCTGGTTGTCGAATCAAGGGTGAGTCGCTGCTCTTGCTTAATGACATATTGTTAACCTATGTTGATAACCGCTACCGAGGTTTTGTTGTTCTGTTAGACGAGATCAACGTTTACAGTTCATCACGGCTAGACGATTCAAATCTGTGTGCTCTATTAATTTGTTCAAGACTAGTTATTAGCGATTTTTTGTTCTTTTTAAACGGAGCAGACGATTTAGAAGTTTGTTATAAGAGACTGTTTGGTAATGTCGAAGACCTAAACTTTGTTCGTGATTTGTTTGAGTGTTTGATTGAGTTTGTCATCAACGAAGCCAATGTTGCAGGTGTCGAAGATAAGTTTTATTTTGAGCTTGTAGACGCAGTTCGCGAGGTAATCAGATATTGTGACCACCTAAATGATAAAGCTTTGAAAAAAATTGATAAATCAGCAAAATCTATTATTGAAGAAATGCATTCTGCTCGAGCGAAAGATGCAATTGCCTGCTGTTCGACCTTAGCTTTAAATCAAAAGAAACCTTCTGTTGTAAAGCCAGTTGAGCCTCGTCGTGAAAAGCCTTCCTACAAATTGCGTCTCACATTTTTTGGTTGCGCACAAATAGAGTTAAATGGCCACTATTTTGAAAGCGACATTTTAAGGAAGAAAAACCCCTGCTACATGTTGTTTTGGCTTTCCAAAAACCTGGGAAGAGAACTTGGACGCGATGAACTTGTTGAAAAGATATGGGAAGACGCGCCCAGCATCGAGTGCAAACACAGAAACTTTTATTCCACGCTATCTCACTTAAAGAAAGAATTAAATTTCAAATCTGGTTTCGACTTTATAAAGAAAAGCTCTGTTGGATATTACCTTGATGCCAAACATTGTGAAAGTGATTTACTGGAGTTCGATTCTTTTTGTAATAAGCTATGCTTCGAGCCGGAAGTTCTGCTTCGTGACATGGATAAGCTTTCAGCTGATGTAGCACGTTTCTCGCGTCCTCTCATCCCTATGATTCGCAATAAAATCAATTTGCCTGAGCTTAGATATGCCTATGAGCAGCAACTAATCGATTCTTTGATATTAGCTGCTGTTAACTTCATGCAAAAAGAAGAATATCGAAATGCTCTATGGTTTGCAAAACAGGCAAAAGAAATTGATAGAAACAGAGAAGATGCCTACGAATTGATTATGAAAGCCCAAAGTGCACTTCATCTTCGATCTTCTGCATTTTCGACCTATTTTGAATGTCGTGATGCATTAGATGTTTCCTATGGAATCAAACCCTCTGATGGTTTGCAGTCAATCTACAAGTCGCTGTTGACCTAG
- a CDS encoding transketolase family protein has protein sequence MTKNYLNPKPSKKRATREAFGETLLELLEQGENIVAVDADLTGSTTLKKLKANHADRLINVGIAEQNMIDVAAGLSLTGAVAFTGSFAVFGTGRCYDQIRNTVCYSDLNVKVCPTHAGISVGPDGGSHQMLEDIALMQVLPRMKVVVPSDFNSCKAALKLVEKTEGPAYVRMGRAKVPQVYSEDVDLRLGGSHLIKEGTDVSIFANGVEVNEAILAAEELDRSGISAEVIDLYSVKPLDVDAVVNSAKKTGRVVVCEEHSIFGGLCSVVSQTLAHACPCKCNFVAVKDHFGTSAEFDELLEAFGLNSSAIVEAARALM, from the coding sequence ATGACCAAGAATTACTTAAACCCAAAACCTTCTAAAAAAAGAGCCACTCGTGAAGCATTTGGAGAAACTCTCCTTGAATTGCTTGAACAGGGCGAAAACATCGTTGCAGTAGATGCCGATTTAACTGGCTCTACAACTTTAAAAAAGCTAAAAGCAAATCACGCCGACAGGCTAATTAATGTTGGCATCGCGGAACAGAACATGATTGATGTTGCCGCTGGTTTGTCACTCACTGGTGCTGTGGCTTTTACTGGATCATTTGCTGTATTTGGAACTGGTCGTTGCTATGACCAAATCAGAAACACTGTTTGTTATTCTGACCTCAATGTTAAAGTTTGTCCGACTCATGCAGGCATTTCAGTTGGGCCTGATGGAGGGTCTCACCAGATGCTTGAGGACATTGCACTAATGCAAGTTTTGCCTAGGATGAAAGTGGTTGTTCCATCTGATTTCAATTCTTGCAAGGCAGCTTTAAAACTCGTCGAAAAAACTGAAGGGCCCGCCTATGTTCGCATGGGACGTGCTAAAGTTCCTCAGGTTTATTCGGAAGATGTTGATCTCAGACTTGGTGGGTCTCATTTAATTAAAGAGGGCACAGACGTTTCTATTTTTGCAAACGGAGTCGAGGTTAACGAAGCTATTTTGGCAGCTGAAGAGCTTGATCGGTCTGGCATTAGTGCTGAAGTCATCGACCTCTACAGTGTAAAACCACTTGATGTAGACGCAGTTGTTAACAGTGCTAAAAAAACTGGCAGGGTTGTAGTGTGTGAAGAACATTCAATTTTTGGCGGACTTTGCTCAGTTGTTTCACAAACTCTTGCGCATGCTTGCCCATGCAAATGCAATTTTGTTGCAGTAAAGGACCATTTTGGGACGAGTGCAGAATTTGATGAGTTGCTGGAAGCGTTTGGGCTAAACTCTTCTGCAATTGTAGAAGCTGCTCGCGCACTCATGTAA
- the prfB gene encoding peptide chain release factor 2: MAPRDITGIKKRLDEVRASSHINDLFGRRIELDNEFKKPDVWDDAQRASRLSKEIAEVQNTIDSYASACKLYDDVVCAHDLALEDSACEPLLDSLAERLDEELTQLELESWFSGKFDKEDAILTINPGQGGLEAQDWTEMLYKMYAHYCENKGWKYSVLDIVKGERIGLDRVTMQISGHNAYGMLRSEIGVHRLVRISPTDIKKRRHTTFASVEVLPVLPDDIEVDLDMNDVRVDVYRSSGPGGQCVNTTDSAVRLTHIPTGIVVTCQNEKSQLLNKEAALSVLKSKLYEIEELKRREEIDELRGEKQDSSFGSQIRNYVLYPFQLVKDTRTNIETSNTTAVLNGDIDDFVIGYHKYIASL; encoded by the coding sequence ATGGCGCCTAGAGATATTACCGGAATAAAAAAGAGACTAGATGAAGTTCGTGCGAGCTCACACATTAACGATTTGTTTGGGCGACGGATTGAACTTGACAATGAGTTTAAAAAACCTGATGTGTGGGATGATGCGCAACGTGCAAGCAGGCTTTCAAAAGAGATAGCTGAAGTGCAGAACACAATCGACTCCTATGCAAGTGCGTGTAAGCTCTATGATGATGTTGTCTGTGCTCATGACTTAGCGCTTGAGGATTCAGCCTGTGAGCCGCTTTTAGATAGTTTGGCTGAAAGACTTGATGAAGAGCTAACACAGCTAGAGCTTGAATCGTGGTTTTCAGGGAAGTTCGACAAGGAAGATGCAATATTAACCATTAATCCTGGCCAAGGGGGTCTTGAGGCGCAAGACTGGACCGAGATGCTTTATAAAATGTATGCTCATTATTGCGAAAACAAGGGTTGGAAATATAGCGTTCTCGACATCGTTAAGGGCGAGCGAATTGGCCTTGACCGTGTGACTATGCAAATTTCTGGGCATAATGCATATGGAATGTTACGAAGCGAGATTGGTGTTCACCGTCTTGTGCGAATTTCTCCAACAGACATAAAAAAGAGAAGACACACCACGTTTGCTAGTGTAGAGGTTTTGCCAGTTTTGCCTGATGACATTGAAGTTGATCTTGACATGAATGATGTTAGAGTTGATGTTTATCGGTCAAGTGGGCCTGGTGGACAATGCGTTAACACTACAGACTCCGCTGTTCGTTTAACTCACATTCCAACTGGTATAGTTGTTACGTGCCAAAACGAAAAAAGCCAGCTTTTGAACAAAGAGGCTGCACTGAGCGTTCTGAAATCAAAGCTCTATGAAATTGAAGAATTAAAGCGGCGTGAAGAGATCGATGAATTGCGTGGAGAAAAACAGGATTCATCATTTGGTTCTCAAATTAGAAACTATGTGCTGTATCCTTTTCAGCTAGTCAAAGACACTAGAACTAACATTGAAACTTCCAACACAACTGCAGTTCTTAACGGCGATATTGATGATTTTGTTATCGGTTATCATAAATACATTGCTTCGCTTTAA
- a CDS encoding transketolase: protein MNTTTEELQAIARECRRDIVKMIHNAKSGHPGGSLSCIDILVTLYFGEVLKHDPNDAKSDERDRFILAKGHAAPALYAVLANAGYVDKASLPTLRKYKSILQGHPDRLKCPGVEVSTGSLGQGLSIACGEALGLELKGDDKNSVFALLGDGECQEGQVWEAFMFASQYGLDNLVAIIDRNNLQIDGNVNDVMSLGDLSAKASAFGWDVVSVDGHNIDKLKEVLLDAKKKREGKPKCIIANTIKGKGVSFMENQAGWHGKAPNDEELEIALNELA, encoded by the coding sequence TTGAACACTACAACAGAAGAATTGCAGGCCATTGCAAGAGAGTGTCGTCGTGACATTGTAAAGATGATTCACAACGCTAAAAGTGGTCATCCTGGCGGAAGCCTTTCGTGCATCGATATACTCGTTACGCTCTATTTTGGTGAAGTTTTAAAACACGACCCAAATGATGCAAAAAGCGATGAGCGCGATCGTTTCATTCTTGCGAAGGGGCATGCAGCACCTGCTCTTTATGCAGTTTTGGCCAATGCTGGCTACGTTGATAAAGCATCTCTTCCGACACTTAGAAAATATAAATCTATTTTACAAGGGCATCCTGACAGATTAAAGTGCCCTGGCGTTGAGGTTTCAACGGGATCTCTTGGGCAAGGCCTATCAATCGCTTGTGGTGAGGCTTTGGGTCTAGAACTTAAAGGCGATGACAAAAATTCTGTCTTTGCTCTTCTTGGCGATGGTGAGTGTCAAGAAGGTCAAGTTTGGGAAGCCTTCATGTTTGCTTCTCAATATGGTCTCGATAACCTTGTTGCAATAATTGACAGAAACAACCTCCAAATCGATGGAAACGTAAATGATGTCATGAGTCTTGGCGACTTGAGCGCAAAAGCATCTGCTTTTGGCTGGGATGTTGTTAGCGTCGATGGCCACAACATTGACAAGCTCAAAGAAGTGTTGCTAGATGCTAAAAAGAAACGTGAAGGCAAACCGAAGTGCATCATCGCGAACACAATTAAAGGCAAAGGTGTTTCTTTTATGGAGAACCAAGCTGGCTGGCATGGCAAAGCCCCAAACGACGAAGAACTTGAAATTGCTCTTAATGAACTTGCATAA
- the obgE gene encoding GTPase ObgE, whose translation MFIDKVHIFAKGGDGGSGCVSFRREAHVPKGGPDGGDGGDGGNVVLVADSSISSLIEFRFSHHFKADRGMHGQGSKKSGRSGDDVVLRVPVGTVVRFYNSEMGIAGDDIADLSVEGQKCMIARGGRGGLGNTHFVTPTHRAPAFAELGEPGQETEVELELKLIADCALVGMPSVGKSSLISVMSKAKPKIADYPFTTLVPNLGVATYNDKAFVVADIPGLIEGASEGKGLGHEFLRHIERASTIVHVVDITGGLEQRDPIDDYEIISKELKDYSLELAHKPRLIVANKVDVADYDEIARENLERLQNRVKQDFDEVLDNEGNRIYQSDKVILVSAVTTQGIDQLKAQILTVVENNRHALEVESQQNESYDSVYEYVPTSAGGTSIEREDDAWRVGGDAIVRAVIQTDWDNEEAVDHFQKRFRKMGIEDKLFAAGAKNGDEVRIADVSFDLYSTRQVGKLNVGIFGGSFDPVHLGHMACAEFAKEAARLDRVIFVPTHISPFKAEEVDDIMFSDDERFELLQAALCESDCFEVSDCEIEKQGISYTCDTLHFFTKFYRDEGIDANLTLIIGSDLANELDRWKNASRIAQMANVVCIMRPGYNEKMLPEKVRELGFKVNFIKSPNVDVSSTQIREMLKAGEDVTGLVPDETLKLLKDFMSKRNN comes from the coding sequence TTGTTTATAGATAAAGTACACATATTTGCAAAAGGTGGCGATGGTGGAAGCGGATGTGTTTCGTTTCGCCGTGAGGCTCATGTTCCAAAAGGTGGCCCTGATGGAGGAGACGGTGGCGATGGCGGAAACGTTGTTTTAGTTGCTGATTCGTCAATTTCTTCTTTGATTGAATTCCGTTTTTCTCATCATTTCAAGGCCGACAGAGGAATGCATGGGCAGGGTTCAAAAAAATCAGGCAGGTCTGGAGATGACGTTGTCTTAAGAGTGCCAGTCGGAACGGTTGTTAGGTTCTACAATTCTGAAATGGGAATTGCTGGAGATGACATCGCTGATTTGTCGGTTGAAGGGCAAAAGTGCATGATAGCTAGAGGTGGCAGAGGGGGTTTGGGAAACACCCATTTTGTTACACCGACTCATCGTGCGCCTGCTTTTGCTGAATTGGGTGAACCAGGTCAAGAAACAGAAGTCGAGCTTGAGTTAAAGTTAATTGCAGACTGTGCACTCGTCGGCATGCCTAGCGTTGGGAAGTCTTCTTTGATTTCTGTTATGAGCAAAGCAAAGCCAAAAATTGCCGATTATCCTTTCACTACATTAGTCCCAAATTTGGGTGTTGCTACATATAACGACAAAGCTTTTGTTGTGGCAGACATTCCAGGATTGATTGAAGGCGCAAGTGAAGGCAAAGGTTTAGGGCACGAGTTTTTGCGTCACATTGAACGTGCTAGCACCATTGTCCACGTTGTCGACATCACTGGTGGACTTGAACAGCGTGATCCAATTGATGACTATGAAATCATTTCAAAAGAGCTTAAAGATTATTCATTAGAACTTGCACACAAGCCGCGTTTGATTGTTGCTAATAAAGTTGATGTCGCAGATTATGATGAAATCGCCCGTGAAAATTTAGAGCGTCTTCAAAACCGAGTCAAACAAGACTTCGACGAAGTTTTAGATAACGAGGGAAATAGAATTTATCAATCAGACAAAGTGATTCTTGTTAGTGCTGTGACAACTCAAGGCATTGACCAACTGAAAGCTCAAATTCTCACAGTTGTAGAGAACAATCGTCATGCTTTGGAAGTTGAATCTCAACAAAATGAGAGCTATGACAGCGTTTATGAATATGTGCCAACTTCTGCTGGAGGAACTTCTATTGAGAGAGAAGATGATGCTTGGCGTGTCGGTGGTGACGCAATTGTTAGGGCAGTCATCCAAACTGATTGGGACAACGAAGAAGCAGTTGATCACTTCCAAAAGCGATTTAGGAAAATGGGAATTGAAGACAAGCTTTTTGCCGCTGGAGCCAAAAATGGCGACGAAGTGAGAATCGCCGATGTTTCTTTTGATCTTTATTCAACAAGACAAGTTGGAAAGCTAAACGTTGGGATTTTTGGCGGCTCTTTTGATCCTGTGCACCTAGGCCACATGGCTTGCGCTGAATTTGCAAAAGAGGCTGCGCGTTTAGATAGGGTCATATTTGTTCCAACACACATTTCCCCTTTTAAAGCCGAAGAAGTTGACGACATTATGTTTAGTGACGATGAACGATTTGAGCTTTTGCAGGCCGCTTTGTGTGAATCAGACTGTTTTGAAGTAAGTGACTGTGAAATCGAGAAGCAAGGAATTTCCTACACTTGTGACACTCTTCATTTCTTTACAAAGTTCTATCGTGATGAGGGAATTGATGCAAACTTAACGCTCATTATTGGGTCTGACTTGGCAAATGAGCTTGATAGATGGAAAAATGCCAGTAGGATTGCCCAAATGGCAAATGTAGTTTGCATTATGCGACCTGGCTACAATGAAAAAATGCTTCCGGAGAAAGTTAGAGAGCTTGGATTTAAAGTTAACTTCATTAAAAGCCCTAATGTTGATGTTTCTTCGACACAAATCAGAGAGATGCTAAAAGCTGGCGAAGACGTCACAGGTCTTGTTCCAGATGAAACGCTTAAGTTGCTTAAAGATTTCATGTCAAAAAGAAACAACTAG